The Tubulanus polymorphus chromosome 6, tnTubPoly1.2, whole genome shotgun sequence genome includes a region encoding these proteins:
- the LOC141907543 gene encoding uncharacterized protein LOC141907543 isoform X2, which yields MEYSHMFMKYIFQFLTAETEAPPIFPFDNNSSPADPDHDVLDYPVVTLAKKKRKCEEKRYFIITADDAYANAVAKQNLKEKKEQERIEKRQKRLTTTRPEESNIPGHDDQTQDDDQIPEASMPKIQEINISEGVYIALYQEGNRGRKHLYFGVILEILAFGDVVMVQFLNQPCETKNSFIWPDVDIIEEHPTENIIYDLSPPKVINNRMQLEFPKEEFQNTMDVFATF from the exons ATGGAGTATTCACAtatgtttatgaaatatatctttcAGTTTTTAACAGCGGAGACAGAAGCGCCACCTATATTTCCTTTTGATAACAACTCGTCCCCAG CTGATCCAGATCACGATGTTTTGGATTACCCTGTGGTCACACTAGCAAAAAAGAAGAGAAAATGTGAAGAGAAGAGATACTTCATAATTACTGCTGACGATGCCTATGCGAATGCGGTTGCTAAGCAAaatctaaaagaaaaaaaagaacaagAGAGAATTGAAAAGAGGCAAAAAAGACTCACTACAACT AGACCAGAGGAATCAAATATTCCA GGCCATGATGACCAAACTCAAGATGATGATCAAATTCCTGAAGCAAGTATGCCTAaaatacaagaaataaatattag TGAGGGTGTCTACATAGCGCTATACCAAGAGGGCAATCGTGGACGAAAACATCTTTATTTTGGAGTG ATCTTAGAGATTCTTGCCTTTGGAGACGTAGTGATGGTACAGTTTCTTAACCAACCATGTGAaactaaaaattcatttatatggcCGGATGTAGACATCATCGAGGAGCACCCCACAGAaaacatcatctatgatttaAGCCCTCCAAAAGTCATCAACAACAGGATGCAGCTAGAGTTTCCAAAAGAAGAATTCCAAAATACGATGGACGTGTTCGCTAcattctaa
- the LOC141907543 gene encoding uncharacterized protein LOC141907543 isoform X1 produces MEYSHMFMKYIFQFLTAETEAPPIFPFDNNSSPADPDHDVLDYPVVTLAKKKRKCEEKRYFIITADDAYANAVAKQNLKEKKEQERIEKRQKRLTTTISSRPEESNIPGHDDQTQDDDQIPEASMPKIQEINISEGVYIALYQEGNRGRKHLYFGVILEILAFGDVVMVQFLNQPCETKNSFIWPDVDIIEEHPTENIIYDLSPPKVINNRMQLEFPKEEFQNTMDVFATF; encoded by the exons ATGGAGTATTCACAtatgtttatgaaatatatctttcAGTTTTTAACAGCGGAGACAGAAGCGCCACCTATATTTCCTTTTGATAACAACTCGTCCCCAG CTGATCCAGATCACGATGTTTTGGATTACCCTGTGGTCACACTAGCAAAAAAGAAGAGAAAATGTGAAGAGAAGAGATACTTCATAATTACTGCTGACGATGCCTATGCGAATGCGGTTGCTAAGCAAaatctaaaagaaaaaaaagaacaagAGAGAATTGAAAAGAGGCAAAAAAGACTCACTACAACT ATTTCATCGAGACCAGAGGAATCAAATATTCCA GGCCATGATGACCAAACTCAAGATGATGATCAAATTCCTGAAGCAAGTATGCCTAaaatacaagaaataaatattag TGAGGGTGTCTACATAGCGCTATACCAAGAGGGCAATCGTGGACGAAAACATCTTTATTTTGGAGTG ATCTTAGAGATTCTTGCCTTTGGAGACGTAGTGATGGTACAGTTTCTTAACCAACCATGTGAaactaaaaattcatttatatggcCGGATGTAGACATCATCGAGGAGCACCCCACAGAaaacatcatctatgatttaAGCCCTCCAAAAGTCATCAACAACAGGATGCAGCTAGAGTTTCCAAAAGAAGAATTCCAAAATACGATGGACGTGTTCGCTAcattctaa
- the LOC141907802 gene encoding U-actitoxin-Bgr3b-like translates to MERPLTCVSKTTIKGERFCVISCQHTSNQELCSSVSSLVTRMFTKTLFIALALFMVIGAVAATDDVRKVKRGTPCWCGKTKGVYWWLGNYKAKNCCYVPYGSCCH, encoded by the exons ATGGAACGT ccGCTAACATGTGTTTCCAAAACGACCATAAAAGGAGAACGATTTTGTGTAATATCGTGTCAACACACGTCAAACCAAGAACTCTGTTCGAGTGTATCCTCACTGGTAACGAG aatgtttACTAAAACTCTTTTCATCGCGTTGGCCTTGTTTATGGTCATTGGAGCCGTCGCGGCAACTGATG ATGTGCGAAAGGTGAAGAGAGGAACCCCGTGTTGGTGCGGTAAAACAAAGGGTGTATATTGGTGGCTCGGTAACTATAAGGCAAAGAATTGTTGTTATGTCCCTTACGGGTCATGTTGTCATTAA